GCCCCAGTCTTTATGCTGACCCCTATATGTCCCCCTGTTCTCTGTGGGTTGACAGGCTAGTCCTGGTTTTCTGCCACAGCTTGATATTATAGTGACAACACATCATGTCCTCTGTGGGATTGGCTTGTAAGCCAGCACTCATCCCGTAGTTGGAGCCATCTGACCTTAATGTAGTAATCTGTGAGAAGGCTCCTGCTTAGAGAACAAAAATTAGGGATTTGTGAACATAGCATGACGAGTGcagttttattttatgaattagaATTTGATGACAGCTATATAAAATCAGTTCCAAAAGAATGTCTCTGGTTTATAAGGGAACATTAATGACCTATTACTTTTAaaggttttctgtttttgtctgtGTGTTCCATATTTGAACCTGGTAAACTTAAACTCTGTTTTGAATGTCTACCTATAAGATAGGATTCCCACTTGtgaaagcaagtttataaaaatgcttttgtaGTACTGAAAACTACCAGTAGAGGGTAGCAAAAACTGGTATTTCCTCCTAGCTTGGTGGCTTTTCTTCTGATACCTTAATGTAATAACTCCTTTTTCTATTTCAGGTCCAGATATTTGGAAGTTTTAAAACTGGCCTGTATTTACCTACTAGGTTAGTATGTTTATTTATGTTAATATGTTTATGAAAGGAATTCGAGGGATTGTACATTTTTCTAGAGTGTATTCATTTTAGCTATTGAATGTGTTAAGAGTAGAAACAAAATAATCAGGCTTATGAAACAAAAGATTATTtacctgtatttcatttgaattactTTGAGGCAGAACATCACTTTGGATCACCATTTTGAGATTGAGATGTTACAGATGGATGTAAAAGGGAGTGTGTAGCAATGGAACCTGGTTAGTTACTAATTCTAGCGATTTAGCTACCCTGCAGAGAACTGTTCAACTTCAGACTTAACTCATTACACACAGTTCAAAAGAATTCATAGATGTTAGTGTAGTATTTTGGGAAAATGCCTGATTATACTTCAGAGCTGGATACACTCTGGAATGTGAagtctcacttttttttaattaagaactTATACTTCTAGCTGTACTGTTCCAGCATCCTGGCCTTGAGATTCAGGGTACAAAACTGTTCTCTGAGGAAGGCCTTCCAAAGTAGATACAGGTCAAGGTATACCTCATCTGAGACGACTCAAAATATGAACAAGGTTCCTGAAAAGaccaaggttttcccaatcccttgatgctgggtctcagctcattctaggatttctgtcccaggttgaaaggaaaggacaggaagGGACTAGACAATTGACAGagccacataaagaaataaagacctccagtaaagatGACATAGCTAAAGATAAATACCAgtactgttttatttttggttaGTAACTCTACTTCTTATTTTCCTGTAGGAACTGAAAGACAAGGTCATAATATCTAATGCTAAATCCAATGGTTTTGGgctcataaaatataaatatgtaatttgtggcaGAACTACAGAAGGGTGCGGGGATGGACGGGTATAGGCACATAGTTTATATACGTTATTGAAgaaagttggtatcaaaacaaacaagattgttacagattttgaatattaaagacccatggtaaccacaaagaaaatatcagaaaatatgtaaactcatagagacTGAGAgtagaatgcaggttaccaggggtgaggGTAcgggcaatggggagttaatgcaaaatgagtacaagatttctgtttggggtgaagggcaCCTGATAGTAATGGGTGGTTATGAGGGTGGTGCAGTATTATGAATGTCAGTAATCCCACTGAATGGAATGCTTGGGAGAgtttgggatgggaagatttatgttgtgtaTCTATTTCCACAAttacagaagaaggaaaaagaaactaaagtgATAATGACAAATACATAACATGATACTGGataggatctaagaatggaggagaaaaggctcaaaaataCTTTAACATATTATTTTAACCTGTTAGTCTTACCTGCTTTAAGAAAAGGAGttcttgtgtgtttgtatctttatTTATTCCTCAGTTTGTGAAATTATATGAATAAAGGATACAGGGATTATTTTAGTGTTACCACACTGAAATAATATAGTGTTAGATTATTGGCAGGATATTTACAAGTTTTTGTTGACCTTGTTGATTGAGCATGACTACTAAATATTATGTAATAAAAAGAATTTATCATAAGTCTTGAAAAGTAATTCCTTGAATACAGAAGGCTCCATATTTAGctcatgaaattaaaatttttttaatcctctgtAGACAAGAAGCTGCATTTAGAATGAAATTAACATGCTTGCAGTGTAGCATATATCCTTTTTATATGTGAAATGTTTGCTTTAGGAATTAATAAGATTGCTTTAGGGCTCTAATTTTATGActaaaaaattttagaataactggaatgaaaattttttaaactgtCTTGAACTTGTATTCATATCTAATGGGAAAATTGAACAAGATAAGTCAGtacaattgttttcatattaaaTGATCTGCTGAAGTGGTATTTGTGGTGTGAAATCACAGAATATGTGTTAGtatctttttcacattttcctgatcagaatataactgaaataaaatttctcattaaGTGATTAAAAATTTATAGCAAAAATCCAAATCAAAGTAATGAAGTTTTAGTTACGACTCTTTCCTGCTGCTGTACAGTACTCTCATTAACTTTAAAGAAgtcacatttttggaaaaaagataCTTTAACAATATTTCTAAGTCATGGTTATTCTCATCTTGATAGCAAACTCAGAAGTTTAATACCATATACCTTTATGAGAAGGAAACATTAATCGgtatttttttgaagttttgctTCTTTCCGGTCTCCCTATTTTCTGACTCCTGAAGTCTTGTAAATGACTGGGAGGAGAAGATAGTTAAAATCAACACACCGCACTTCCCCTCAGTTATCACCAATACATTTAGTATTCATTGGGCAGGGTGGGAAATAGGTTTTAATTATACTAATTTGTAGTCCGTAAGCTTGAATGTAAGTTAAAACAAGAGTTTCTTCCTTCTTCAAACAACTCTGTTGTTTGTCGTCTGTGTTAGTGACATCGACCTTGTGGTGTTTGGGAAGTGGGAGAACTTGCCCCTCTGGACCCTGGAAGAAGCTCTTCGGAAACATAAAGTTGCAGATGAGGATTCAGTGAAAGTTCTAGACAAGGCAACTGTAAGTTCTTCTACACTTCATCTAAAAATCTCTACTAATTTGTGCATgaagtttaagaaataaaaatttggttTCGGTGAGCATAGTTAGATTGTGTAAATGAGTTTCATTTTTGTTAATGTCACAGTGcttgtaaaaatgttttctatttgtgAAACAAATTAACTTGTTCTGGTaagtatatctttaaaaaatattattcaatTTTAATATATGCAATAATCATTGTAGAGACTTTTAGagtataaaaatatgaatttctaATAAACAGTTTGTAGTTATGCAGAAAGATGTTGCTCTCTATCTTATTTTTTGTGTCCCTGAAAAATTGTGTATAATTGTGATCAAGTCACATTTTAATCATATCTGGAATGACCATTAAAAGACCGTTAAGGAATGcattatagaaataaatacatCTATTTTAGAAGTTTAGATTTTTGCATTATTAGGTTTTCTTAGGGCAAAAACCTTGTGTTGTTTCTTATGGAAAACTGTTAATTAGAAGACCTAAGTTTTGCAGACAGATTTTGGTAGCTTGAAATCTTTAATGCATTTGCAGGTAGAacagtcatttttaaataattcctaaTATCTCATAGAAATCACactatcatttttatttgaagACAATTCTTAACGTTTTGTCTTCTCTTGTGGGGTTGCTTTTTTTGGCTCTTTGCAAAACTGACCAGTAACGAAGTGGGTTATTCTGCTTGATTCTGGCAGGCTTCTTAATTTAGCCAGTTTGATAATAGGAAACATTTAGTGCCTAGTATTCATAATTCTCGTACTGAGTTGAAAACAGTGTTCTCCAAAGTGTATAAGGTTGAGAAAGGTTTTTGTTATCTGATTTCAAATTCTCAATGAATAGaaattgcaaaatatatattttttgacgtTAAATGctaaatatgtaaatgtaaagtaCCTGTAGAAGACCAGGAGAGGTATGGCGCACAGTATTCAAAACAGTGCTTCTGTGTCCTCGTGAGCAGATCTAGACTGCAAGCCTAGTGACTTTCCATCTGtgcttttgtcttttaatttgttaaattattttaattttacctttcttctctctctaggTACCTATTATTAAATTAACAGATTCTTTTACTGAAGTGAAAGTTGATATCAGCTTTAATGTACAGAATGGCGTGAGAGCAGCTGACCTCATCAAAGATTTTACCAAGGTCAGAGAATTTATAGTGTTTATGCAGTGAAGCTGTTAGAAATGTAATTTTGTTTTGGGATCCTGTGGTGGTGGTGTTCTAATAGATTTTgctgaactgtttttttttttaaataacaaatattatttgCTGTTAACGAATAAAATTCGATTCAGTGAAACAAATACTTACTATCTATTATATGTACAGAAAGACAATGCAGGATGGGCTCTGTAAGACATAATCTCTATTTTCAAGAAAGTTAAAAACTTGGTAGGacagcaattataaaaatatctacAATTTCTAAAAGGATATCTCACATATCAGTTACCCTAGATAAACTTTCACATATACAATTGGGAAAAAAACTTTCAAACATCTTAAATatctttaaacaaaataaaaaatatattgctgggcaggtgatggtggccaagtggcagaattctcacctgctgtgcttgagacccaggttcgattcctgttgctggcccatgcaaaaaataaaaaatatatatgtgtgtatatatatatatgtatatatatatatagctgtgtgaacatgtaatggaatattacatagcagTGGAAATCAATGAACCATGGTTACAAATAAAAgtaagataaatataaaaaatgtaatattaaaTAAAGGAAGCTGAATGGTCGTTATAAGCATATTACTGACAAACGTTTCTTTTCTATGCAgtggtttattttctttgaatctGTTTGTAATAATGGGTAATTTATTTATAATGGGACCTCAAGTGAGAATtaaggattgagaaagcttttaTAGAAATTCTGTGCTCCTGAGCCTCCCTCTGAGGGAAATGAGGCCTGCAATAATGCTGTACGGTTGATTCTTGTCCATTTTTACTCCCCAAGAGTTCAGATTTAAAAACATCTCTAGGGAGtcttttcttgattttaattCCCAAGTTACCTGAGAGATGGTTTTTGCAGGTTTCTTTTTATCTTGAAACTATTTAAGTTTCTTTCTacttgttctgtttttttctaagGTAGGGATAATTTGTCAACATCATCTCTATATACTTAAAGACAGGGCTCAGCTTTTCCCCTCCTTAGCTGAGAATGTTAACCTCTTTGGCTTatgtagaatattttattttctacctgttcaccgttttttttcttttagctttatagtttgcatctcttcttttgggacagaggaaagaaaacattttaactaCTTTATCATGTTGTAAACATTATGTTCTCATTGCATAAATATGTAAAgtacagaaaagcagaaaaagaaaaggaatttccatattccagtttttttggtgtatgtgtataaattttctttttcctggaaaagaaatgaaaaaaataataattgtttaaGCAATTTTCAATGTTCAGTTCAcagaagaaatgttttttaagtgaaaagaatATGAATGTAAGCTAATCACCCTCACACTTTAGATGCTTAGATCTGCTTTGTAGAATTTACCGCCAGCAACCAGTTTTGCTTATCTTCTTGACATTTTTAAGCACAAAAAATATAGCATACTATTACCCCCTTGCCttatatctccttttttttttttttaactttttgaagctTTGTTCATAATCAGCACATACAAGTTTACTTCGTTCTTTTTATTGGTGACCTAGTAGTCCTTTGTAAGGATGTATCGTAATTTATTTAGCAATTCCCTACTGATATGTTTaggttatttctagtttttttttgctattacaagAAGTGCATTGGTGAACATCTTGCTTTTCATGCATCTTTTTTTACACTTGGAAAAATGTTTGTAGGAGGATTCTGGGAAGTAGAATTTTGGGGTGAAAGCGTGTGGGTATATGCAGATAAGATTCTGTTGAATATTTGCCTGATTGTCCTTTAAAGAGATGTGTGTATCTATTCTTACTCCaaccataatttttaaaaatgtttatttctccatatttttattgttcttgtGGCAAAGCAAATCATCTAAGGGACCCTGCTCTGTATGATAGAGTGCCACCCAGAAAGTGATTCTTTAAGATCTCACTGGGTTAGTGCTTTGAGATGCTATTAAATGTCCTTGTACTGTTTCTATTACCTGTATACAAATGAATATCACATGATAATATTCATAAATGAATGTCACTAAATATATGCTATCAGTTTCTGTTCTGTCACAGATACTTGGGTGcagttatttatgtatatatgcattaGATTTTAGATGTGAGGAAGAAAACCTTTGGTTACTTataggttcctttttttttttaaacagtttactCTTCAGATAGATTAAATACATTGCATATGCCCACCAAATTttgtaatgtaaaaaaaatgcattttttgttAATGCTTAGAGCTATTCCTGATATGGGACtcattgaaaatataattttatttctttttcagaaatatcCTGTATTACCATACTTGGTTTTAGTATTGAAACAATTCTTATTACAGAGGGACCTTAATGAAGTATTTACAGGTGGAATTGGCTCTTATAGTCTCTTTTTAATGGCAGTCAGTTTTCTTCAGGTAAGCTGTATGGGTGTACATGCTAGTgtacattaaaattttagaagaaaatcaactgggaaaatgttttggaaataattttaaccaaGCCTTAATTGGAATGCTTCCTTTGATTACTTATGGCTTTTCCCTTTTAAACGAAGTAGTCTTTTataatttagcaaatatttttaaattcttaaaaaattagttcattttattctattatttttgaaactcttCACCACAAATTTTAACAGACAAAGGTACAGCCTGAATTTCcattaatgtaaaataatactataaatgccaaaaataaaagtgttttctAAGCAGCTAATTTTAAAAGCTTAGCAGGAATTGAGATATGAGCCTTTGGATTGTAAACTAGTGCTTTTATGTGGCTCAGTATTGCCCACTGCCTGATTCCCTGAGGATGTCTTTCCTGGTGTGCTGGGCCAAGTGAGCCCTGTTAGCATCCTGGGCAGCTGCAAAACTCAGCTTTTTAAACCATCCCCTACTAGTTTACACCCATGAGCTATGGCAGTTTCTGTAACGGCAGTGTAGTCTTCTATTACCCTGTACCTGTTGGATCATATCTAAACTAAAATTATAATGACATTGGTTATGTAAGTTAGGATGTCATTTATATTCTTGACCCTCCATgataattttgaaaaacataatttcttcctttttttctatttgtagtTGCATCCTAGGGAGGATGCTTGCATCCCCAACACAAACTATGGTGTTCTATTAATAGAATTTTTTGAATTATATGGACGACACTTCAATTATTTAAAGACTGGCATCCGGATAAAGGACGGTGGTTCTTATGTGGCCAAAGACGAAGTGCAGAAAAATATGCTGGACGGCTACCGGCCGTCGATGCTTTATATAGAAGACCCTTTACAACCAGGTATTGAAATTAGGTAAATTTTTTGGGCGTTCAAAGAAAGGGTATTGTCAGTTATCATTATCGTACTTTAAGCTCTCCTTAGATGAAAAACGAAGGAATAACTTCTAGttgtagtcatttttttttcatcaaaatgttGTTTAAACAAACATaccaaaataaacacacacatcgTGAAAACACCTTGCAGGCTTCCAAATGGGTTGGGAGTAGAATCCAACTGACTCTTAAAAGCAAAGGAGAAGGATACTAGCTGTTTGGGTGGGTTTGTGTGCACTTCCAGTTTggcagtcatttttcttttttctagtgtCCTCATGATTCCACCCATTTGTCAGCCAAGACTTTAATGTGATGATTTTAAAGTATTTAGAGGCAGTAAGCACAGTGACATATTTCTGAATTCATAAGCAAAAGGGTTAAGGAGacagtttattttccttttggacTACTTCTTTCCTCCTTATTTGCATCTATCTAGTTTTCTTACACTGTTCCTAGCTTTATGTTGGCTTGAAAGTGAACAGAAAATAAACTCCTTATGTATTTCTATGAAGTTGTGTTTGCTAACTTGTATCCTAGTTGTTCTGGCAATCTTTTTCTTGATATGATTGTGAAATATTTAGACTGAATTATTGGACTTCAAAAGaaatgcttttagttatttgctTTAATGTGTGATCTTTGAAAATGGACAAGGAAAGGGAGTTAGGTATAATAGTTGTTTAGGAGCCCTCTTCTTTTTGAGCTGTCTAATAAACATTAatcattctatttattcattcattcattcaggaaaTATTCTCTTTGCATATACTCTGTAGAAAGGCATTTTGCCAATGACATGAAGATTTTAAAGATGGGACATGGTCCTTACCTTTTAGGAGCTCATAATCTAGTAGGGGTAATACATATATAGCttaataaaagaacagaaattcaacatttctatttagcattttctttagcattttttattaGCTTGGTTTCCTGTACAAATCTGGCAGTGATAGCTGTAGCCCCTACTGGAGGCtggaatttcattttataaatgaaggggTTCATGAACATTTAGTTCAAATTAATCATTGGTCAAGcttctattatatgtatatacatatttctttttaaggtAATGATGTTGGAAGGAGTTCATATGGGGCCATGCAAGTGAAACAGGCCTTTGATTATGCCTATGTTGTTTTGAGTCATGCTGTATCGCCAATAGCAAAGTACTATCCCAACAACGAAACGGAGAGGTAAAAGTTTAACTAAAATCAACCCATTGTATCAAGACTGGTTGTGACTTCTTATCTTCAAATTAATGTCCCCCCTTCCCCCCTCTTTTTTAAACACGTGCAGCATATTAGGTAGAATAATTAGAGTAACGGATGAAGTCGCCACGTATAGAGATTGGATATCAAAGCAGTGGGGCTTGCAGAATAGGCCTGAGCCTTCATGCAACggtaagatttttttatttattcttgacCGAGTATTAGAGCCTTTACTGTATTGTGTGTGTTTAATGGGAAGAAACGTTTTCCAATCTTTTGCCACTCTTTCAGGAAATGGTGTTACCTTGATAGTAGATACTCAGCAGTTAGATAAATGTAATAATAATCTATCTGAAGAAAATGAAGCCCTTGGAAAATGTAGAAGTAAAACTTCGGAATCTCTTAGTAAACACTCTTCAAACTCTTCATCAGGTCCAGTGTCTTCCTCTTCTGCCACGCAGTCCAGCTCTAGTGATGTAGTAAGTATTGCACATGTGGTTTTTCTACATCTGGAAGGTTAGAAGTTCTGAGGCTGGGTTAGCTCAGTCTATAGGTATAAggctaattcattttcttatttgttactggccgttttttgtttttgttttttttccatttgtgttatatttattatatttcaatatatattatgttttatttatcccATATTTACTGTgatataaaagttatttttactactgggcagttttattttattatttgtttatttatttattttactttttctgctGGGCAGTTTTTATAGCTTTTAGGACTGTATGTATTCCCAACATTTTATGACAAATTTCAAGCATACAGCAAAGGAGAAAGAATTATAGTGAACATCCATGTATCTAccactagattaaaaaaaattatttatatataatatgtattcatataccatgtagtcatccaaagtatacaatcagtggtttacaatatcatcaaatagctgtgcatttatcatcacaactgacctttcttttctttttttgccaccAATAGATTTTACTATTaatattttacttgtttattacATACTTACCACCTGTCTATCCTCTatccattaattcattttattctttgatgCATTTCGAAGTAAATTGAAGACATCAGTACACTTACCCCAAAATACTGTTGCATGTACTTCTTTAACTAgagttcaatatttgtttatagttttttttaattaaaaattgacaaaaaagGAAATGGCCAAGTCTTAATTGCATGTTCATGGAATTGTGTCAGATGCATGCACATATGTAATCCCAAACCCTAATAAGCTCCCTCATGATCCTTCCTAGTTAATCCCCGCTGCCACCTTCAGAGGCAATCActatcatggattttttttaacaagttaGATTAGTTTTGTGTGTtccagaatttcatataaatagaattatatacTCTGTTGTGTAAGGCTTCTTGTAGTCAGAATAATGTGTTTGAGCTTCctgattgaatttttttaaatcaagataaaatttacataacataatattcattttaaagtgtacagtacAGTGGATTTTAATACATTCCCAGTATCGCACAGTTCTCTTAAgcccaaaagaaaccctgtacctgtTTGTTAGCAGTCCCTTCCgattcccctctctccctccttgctGATAACCCccaatctactttctatctttatCTTGATGAATTTTAAGTGTCAGTTACATTTAcagttacttttaaaaattaaggttaAATTTGAGTCTACTTAATTGAGCTCTAGAACGGGCTTACCCCATTATTTGATTCTACTTTATTAAGTAGTATGACataaaaaacaacccaaatatgtAAAGGACATAATTTTACATTGTTAACGATGACCATGTATCATTATGGAGTTATAGACACTCCTTTTTGGTTCTTAGGACAGAATACTGAGCTAGATGTCATACACACAGGCGGCAGAAGCAGAGCTGTTTTAAGGGAGGTTTAGGGACTGAGAGTGTATGACCTTGGGACGTGGGCAGAGTTCAGGGGCATAGGGTAGAGACCTGAGGAGAGAAGTAGCACAGTCATGGCCCAAAGCAGCTCAGGCACAGGTGGGGTCAGCCTGTTGTTTCTGGCAAGTCCCCAATATCTAGTCAGCATATTCACTGGGTAGAGGGATCATTGATGTGTAATCACAGAGTCTCAGAGATTCTCTTAAACTGatggttttttatttgcttgaaCACATTGACAAAGGAACTGGGATACAGGTTTCCCACTTTTTACCATGCGTTTCCCATTATACCGTGGTTcattttctgttaataaaaatgcAGATAAGCTTAGAACCTTTGTGGCCTCCTTCAAGGCAGGTTAACAAGCTCAGGTGTAGGTAATGGATTTGATAAAGATGAATTTAGCCCTGGGACTACTTAGctgaaattgttttcctttcttaatattGAATATCTAAATTATTAATAATGTCATGTTATAACTCCTGTAACTTATTTTAGGATTCCGATGCAACGCCATGCAAAACCCCGAAACAGCTGCTCTGCCGTCCATCCCCTGGGAGGCGAGTGGGGTCACAAGATGTGTCCTTAGATTCCTCTCCAGCAGTCGGGAAAATGCAGAGCACCCAGACCACGAACACATCTAACAGCACCAACAAGTCTCAGGTGTGTgggatttgtgtttttaaatgttaGTATTTAATACACAGTATTTAGAATTTCTTCAAAGATTTATGAATAATATTTGTGATGGGTTTAAACTAAACTCTAGGTTAATGAGCGAACCAGTTTTGTCCTAAGAGGTTCCAGAGCATGACAGTGCTTCTAATAACAGGTTGTCCTGAGAATCTTTATGAGATACCACTGTAACTTTTATAAGAGGTCCTAGCCAACCTACCTTAATACAGATTCAACATCAGAAATTGCATCAAGTTACAGAAAAGTTTCCACCATGCTTAAAACGGACTCACATGAAGTGGTTGTGTGACCTCATGGTAATGTTGCATATATCTGGATTAATGTGTCtcttctaatattttaatattcactgCTTCATTGCCTGTGTTGAAACGGTAGGTAGCTGTCAGCCATATTCAGTTGAATAGTATTAGTAGTTGACTTAAAAAGTCCACAGAGATACTGTATGTTTTGTTATT
The genomic region above belongs to Tamandua tetradactyla isolate mTamTet1 chromosome 16, mTamTet1.pri, whole genome shotgun sequence and contains:
- the TENT4B gene encoding terminal nucleotidyltransferase 4B isoform X2, yielding MDPRIAWFQPEQLGPSNSLWMQIWETTQGLRNLYFNHHCHSSGGASGGGGGSSTATGGSGSSTGSPGGAAPASAGMYRSGERLLGSHALPAEQRDFLPLETTNNNNNHHQPAAWAHRAAVGPSASLSPSASSSPHSSAAAPAAESADPASGSSNKRKRDNKASTYGLNYSLLQPSGGRAAGGPVEGSGGVYSGTPWKRRNYNQGVVGLHEEISDFYEYMSPRPEEEKMRMEVVNRIESVIKELWPSADVQIFGSFKTGLYLPTSDIDLVVFGKWENLPLWTLEEALRKHKVADEDSVKVLDKATVPIIKLTDSFTEVKVDISFNVQNGVRAADLIKDFTKKYPVLPYLVLVLKQFLLQRDLNEVFTGGIGSYSLFLMAVSFLQLHPREDACIPNTNYGVLLIEFFELYGRHFNYLKTGIRIKDGGSYVAKDEVQKNMLDGYRPSMLYIEDPLQPGNDVGRSSYGAMQVKQAFDYAYVVLSHAVSPIAKYYPNNETESILGRIIRVTDEVATYRDWISKQWGLQNRPEPSCNGNGVTLIVDTQQLDKCNNNLSEENEALGKCRSKTSESLSKHSSNSSSGPVSSSSATQSSSSDVDSDATPCKTPKQLLCRPSPGRRVGSQDVSLDSSPAVGKMQSTQTTNTSNSTNKSQHGSTRLFRSSSKGFQGTTQTSHGSLMTNKQHQGKSNNQYYHGKKRKHKRDAPLSDLCR
- the TENT4B gene encoding terminal nucleotidyltransferase 4B isoform X4, which produces MDPRIAWFQPEQLGPSNSLWMQIWETTQGLRNLYFNHHCHSSGGASGGGGGSSTATGGSGSSTGSPGGAAPASAGMYRSGERLLGSHALPAEQRDFLPLETTNNNNNHHQPAAWAHRAAVGPSASLSPSASSSPHSSAAAPAAESADPASGSSNKRKRDNKASTYGLNYSLLQPSGGRAAGGPVEGSGGVYSGTPWKRRNYNQGVVGAGWTAQSLLEEFGGRLHEEISDFYEYMSPRPEEEKMRMEVVNRIESVIKELWPSADVQIFGSFKTGLYLPTSDIDLVVFGKWENLPLWTLEEALRKHKVADEDSVKVLDKATVPIIKLTDSFTEVKVDISFNVQNGVRAADLIKDFTKKYPVLPYLVLVLKQFLLQRDLNEVFTGGIGSYSLFLMAVSFLQLHPREDACIPNTNYGVLLIEFFELYGRHFNYLKTGIRIKDGGSYVAKDEVQKNMLDGYRPSMLYIEDPLQPGNDVGRSSYGAMQVKQAFDYAYVVLSHAVSPIAKYYPNNETESILGRIIRVTDEVATYRDWISKQWGLQNRPEPSCNGPVSSSSATQSSSSDVDSDATPCKTPKQLLCRPSPGRRVGSQDVSLDSSPAVGKMQSTQTTNTSNSTNKSQHGSTRLFRSSSKGFQGTTQTSHGSLMTNKQHQGKSNNQYYHGKKRKHKRDAPLSDLCR
- the TENT4B gene encoding terminal nucleotidyltransferase 4B isoform X5 translates to MDPRIAWFQPEQLGPSNSLWMQIWETTQGLRNLYFNHHCHSSGGASGGGGGSSTATGGSGSSTGSPGGAAPASAGMYRSGERLLGSHALPAEQRDFLPLETTNNNNNHHQPAAWAHRAAVGPSASLSPSASSSPHSSAAAPAAESADPASGSSNKRKRDNKASTYGLNYSLLQPSGGRAAGGPVEGSGGVYSGTPWKRRNYNQGVVGLHEEISDFYEYMSPRPEEEKMRMEVVNRIESVIKELWPSADVQIFGSFKTGLYLPTSDIDLVVFGKWENLPLWTLEEALRKHKVADEDSVKVLDKATVPIIKLTDSFTEVKVDISFNVQNGVRAADLIKDFTKKYPVLPYLVLVLKQFLLQRDLNEVFTGGIGSYSLFLMAVSFLQLHPREDACIPNTNYGVLLIEFFELYGRHFNYLKTGIRIKDGGSYVAKDEVQKNMLDGYRPSMLYIEDPLQPGNDVGRSSYGAMQVKQAFDYAYVVLSHAVSPIAKYYPNNETESILGRIIRVTDEVATYRDWISKQWGLQNRPEPSCNGPVSSSSATQSSSSDVDSDATPCKTPKQLLCRPSPGRRVGSQDVSLDSSPAVGKMQSTQTTNTSNSTNKSQHGSTRLFRSSSKGFQGTTQTSHGSLMTNKQHQGKSNNQYYHGKKRKHKRDAPLSDLCR
- the TENT4B gene encoding terminal nucleotidyltransferase 4B isoform X3, with translation MDPRIAWFQPEQLGPSNSLWMQIWETTQGLRNLYFNHHCHSSGGASGGGGGSSTATGGSGSSTGSPGGAAPASAGMYRSGERLLGSHALPAEQRDFLPLETTNNNNNHHQPAAWAHRAAVGPSASLSPSASSSPHSSAAAPAAESADPASGSSNKRKRDNKASTYGLNYSLLQPSGGRAAGGPVEGSGGVYSGTPWKRRNYNQGVVGAGWTAQSLLEEFGGRLHEEISDFYEYMSPRPEEEKMRMEVVNRIESVIKELWPSADVQIFGSFKTGLYLPTSDIDLVVFGKWENLPLWTLEEALRKHKVADEDSVKVLDKATVPIIKLTDSFTEVKVDISFNVQNGVRAADLIKDFTKKYPVLPYLVLVLKQFLLQRDLNEVFTGGIGSYSLFLMAVSFLQLHPREDACIPNTNYGVLLIEFFELYGRHFNYLKTGIRIKDGGSYVAKDEVQKNMLDGYRPSMLYIEDPLQPGNDVGRSSYGAMQVKQAFDYAYVVLSHAVSPIAKYYPNNETESILGRIIRVTDEVATYRDWISKQWGLQNRPEPSCNGNGVTLIVDTQQLDKCNNNLSEENEALGKCRSKTSESLSKHSSNSSSGPVSSSSATQSSSSDVDSDATPCKTPKQLLCRPSPGRRVGSQDVSLDSSPAVGKMQSTQTTNTSNSTNKSQHGSTRLFRSSSKGFQALPSVLRNADSCEVLEV